The genomic region CTGAAACCCAGGAGACTGAGACCCACACCACTGAGATCCCAGGAGACTGAGACCCACACCACTGAGATCCCAGGAGACTGAGACCCACACCACTGAGATCCCAGGAGACTGAGATCCACACCACTGAGATCCCAGGAGACTGAGATCCACACCACTGAGATCCCAGGAGACTGAGATCCACACCACTGAGATCCCAGGAGAGTGAGACCCACACCACTGAGATCCCAGGAGAGTGAGACCTACACCACTGAGATCCCAGGAGACTGAGACCCACACCACTGAGACCCAGGAGAGTGAGACCCACACCACTGAGATCCCAGGAGACTGAGACCCACACCACTGAGATCCCAGGAGAGTGAGACCCACACCACTGAGATCCCAGGAGACTGAGATCCACACCACTGAGATCCCAGGAGAGTGAGACCCACACCACTGAGATCCCAGGAGACTGAGATCCACACCACTGAGATCCCAGGAGAGTGAGACCCACACCACTGAGATCCCAGGAGACTGAGACCCACACCACTGAGATCCCAGGAGAGTGAGAGCCACACCACTGAGATCCCAGGAGACTGAGACCCACACCACTGAGATCCCAGGAGAGTGAGACCCACACCACTGAGATCCCAGGAGACTGAGACCCACACCACTGAGACCCAGGAGAGTGAGACCCACACCACTGAGATCCCAGGAGACTGAGACCCACACCACTGAGATCCCAGGAGACTGAGACCCACACCACTGAGATCCCAGGAGACTGAGACCCACACCACTGAGATCCCAGGAGACTGAGACCCACACCACTGAGATTCCAGGAGAGTGAGACCCACACCACTGAGATCCCAGGAGACTGAGATCCACACCACTGAGATCCCAGGAGACTGAGACCCACACCACTGAGATTCCAGGAGAGTGAGACCCACACCACTGAGATCCCAGGAGACTGAGATCCACACCACTGAGATCCCAGGAGAGTGAGACCCACACCACTGAGATCCCAGGAGACTGAGACCCACACCACTGAGATTCCAGGAGACTGAGACCCACACCACTGAGATCCCAAGAGAGTGAGACCCACACCACTGAGATCCCAGGAGACTGAGACCCTTGTGATTCAGGATGCACTGTTGGACCCTGCTGATCCATGTCCTGAGTGGTATGTTATTTCTGGCAGGAATAATCCACCTGGTGTGTTTGGGACGGACCCAGGCCCCCTACGGACGCTACCTGGGCGTGTTCTACTCCACTACCATGCCCAGAACGGTGCCTGCTAGGCTGGCCTGGTTCATCCAGGAGCTACCCTCCCTTCTGGTGCCTGTACTGATGACAACGATGACTACTAGCCATAGAGAGTCCAACATCGGCACACTTCTGCTCCTGGGGACCTTCTGTCTTCACTATTttcagaggtacacacacacataaacaacattaTAAAACACATGTTGTTCATTAGAGTAAGGAATGGGTAATTGAGTAATATGCAATTAAGGGTATGTTTGACATGTTTCTTGTGAAATAGTTTTCTCAACACAAACACCTTTTCTAATTTTGTCAGGTAAATTCATTAGTATTGGCTGGgaatgtttttataatttttttaattacatggAATTTactacattttcattaatataAATTCTGCTGGTGTTATTACCTTAAATTCATTACACTGCCCAACTGGTAGCACACACAAAATAGTACAATATAGCAAAAGTAATAGAGTCAACCTTGAACAAacaggttaaataaaaatgtgcaaagCCGTTTGTCCCCCTAGTAATCCCCAACTAGTCCTGTATGTCTTAAGCTCATATGTTCTGTAAACACACAGCACAGCAGATAACATTACACAACAAAGTGTTACACAATCTCCAAGAGTACAATAAAACAGCCTTGCAATCTATTGCTCTACTGAGACAGTTGCCGGAATCATGTTAGGTTTTAGacctatttttaaaataaacaggtCCACATTGAACCTTGAATCTTTTTCTCAAAGTAGTTTGTTTCTCATAGTCTTTTACCATGTTCTGTTTACTATAGTCGGTTTCTTATAGTCGTATTTTAGATTCGAGACCATGTAGATATAACTGATGAGTTAAAGCATCTAACATTCATGTTTGAAACCTGAAACTGGAAATAGGACCAGTGTTGCACTGtgaactgttgttgttgtggtttttaaaataacattgtgcGTTCATTCTAGTTTTGGGGACTGTGGAAAGACCCCTAGGAGCAAGTACTTAggaatgtgtgtctgtcagaacAGTGTGTCAGCTGATTGGTTGgtatctttttaaatgtatttattgtgtgtagaaAAGAGAGAACTGTGAATTTGCTTGTTATGTGCACAGATTCATACTTGCGTGTGTGTTCTTGCTTGTGTgctattgtttgtgtttgtttaaatgtgtgtgtgtgtgtagagagagagaaattgaagAACCTCCTAATGTAATAATCCAACATCTatagcagtgtttctcaaccctgctcctggacgccccctgccctgcatgttttagatacctaacatacctgatgtagctcatgaaggacttgataatgagctgatcatttgaatcaggtgtgacagagcagggagagatctaaaacatgcagggcagggggacgcccaggagcagggttgagaaacactggtctagaATCGCCCTCAGGAATGAATAGTGAACTGCCTCAAGGATCTGGAACCACTCTGTTAGCCTGGTACCTGATTGGATTGGGCACTTTTGAATATGTTATCATCCCATTGTGTCGGAATTCTGTTTTGTTCCTCCACGGTCAAGACATTTACATACTCCCTGCTGAATCCAAAATGTAGAAGATGGAGTTGCAGTAGATAGCAACATTTATTGACTCCCGTCCTGCTCTTCTTTTTTTGCTAAATTGTGTCTATGAACGAGAAAAACATCAGAAAATCACCCGGGAAAGGATCAGGCCCTTTGACAACTCTACAGGCTGTACTTCTGGACCAGGCCCTAAATAACAGAGAAccagaagaggaagagaagcaGAGAACATTTACCTCAGGAGACAACAACCAACCAAACCACTATGGTGCCATCTATCCTACTAGTAAATATCTATCCTACCAACTAATATATATCCTACCAGCTAATATCTATCCTACCAGCTAATATCTATCCTACTAGTTAATATCTATCCTACCAGCTAATATCTATCCTACTAGTTAATATCTATCCTACCAACTAATATATATCCTACCAGCTAATATCTATCCTACCAGCTAATATCTATCCTACTAGTTAATATCTGTCCTACCAGCTAATATCTATCCTACTAGTTAATATCTATCCTACCAGTTAATATATATCCTACCAGTTAATATCTATCCTACCAGCTAATATCTATCCTACTAGTTAATATCTGTCCTACCAGCTAATATCTATCATACCAGCTAATATCTATCATACTAGTTAATATCTATCCTACCAGTTAATATCTATCCTACTAGTTAATATCTATCCTACCAGCTAATACCTATCCTACTAGTTAATATCTACCCTACCAGCTAATATCTATCCTACTAGTTAATATCTATCCTACCAGCTAATATCTATCCTACTAATTAATATCTATCCTAGCAACTAATATATATCCTACCAGCTAATATCTATCCTACTAGTTAATATATATCCTACCAGCTAATATCTATCCTACTagttaatatacactcacctaaaggattattaggagcaccatactaatactgtgtttgaccccctttcgccttcagaactgccttaattctatgtggcattgtttcaacaaggtgctgaaagcattctttagaaatgttggcccatattgataggatagcatcttgcagttgatggagatttgtgggatgcacatccagggcacgaagctcccattccaccacatcccaaagatgctctattgggttgagatttggtgactgtgggggccatttcagtacagtgaactcattgtcatgttcaagaaaccaatttgaaatgattcgagctttgtgacatggtgcattatcctgctggaagtagccatcagaggatgggtacatggtggtcataaagggatggacatggtcagaaacgatgctcaggtaggccgtggcatttaaacgatgcccaattggcactaaggggcctaaagtgtgccaaaaaaacatcccccacaccattacaccaccaccaccagcctgcacagtggtaacatggcatgatagatccatgttctcattctgttttcgCCAAAACTCTCCTACTAGTTAATATCTATCCTACTAGTTAATATCTATCCTGCTGTACTATAGTCTAGCATCCTGACCAGAAGATGGAGAACATTAAGGACTGCTTCGCCCTTTCCTGTTCTTCTACTCAGCTGTGAACTACACCAGCATCATCCATCTCGCCTACTGGAACTGTGGACTACAGGAAACAGGTCGGAAGTGGAGTGAATTGAGGGCTCCATTTTCCTCATGACGCCCAGCATCaagaaacaaacatgaatctgaaGAAGGCTTGTTggttcctctttctcctccggAGGCTGAAACAATTTGGCCCGGGTCGTCAGCTGCATCCCTGGGTGTGTTCTCGCTTGGTGTGGCAGTTgcatccaaaacacacaggaagGCCTCGAAATAGACAAAGACTCCAGCATCTCGCATCACAGTCAGGTCTTTGTACCACTGCGTTGCAAGCAGAGCAGGTGTTACCAGGGTCTCTTGACTGAAACGAGAGGACGCTCTGCAGCATATTCTTTACTTACTATAATCCtagattttttacatttgctatTCCAATTTCTTACTCCTACTTTTTAACTCTGCAGCGTTAAACCAGCAAGCATTTCTTACTTGTTGTGTACAAATCGGGGGAGAAATGACTTCCAATTTGACCCAAGGTTATGGGTGAAATGTACGGACTGTGAATGCgctgtggagtccttcaggatgTCCATTcctgaattaaataaaataccCCCCTCTCTTTCACCTCTTTTCCCCGCTGCGGCCAGGACGTGTGTGTACTCTGTGATGACCCGCGGACGACCTCTCCCTCTGCGCGTCATGGTTCAGGGAGGGATGTTCTGCATTCTAAACGGCTTTGCGCAAAGCCACTATCTCCTGCACTGTGCCTGTTACAACTCCACGTGGACCTCCGACTGCAGATTTGTCATCGGTGTGAGCTATACACATTTATATTGATTTTAACTCTCATGCAAAGCATAGTTTAGGGGTCAGTTTAGCATTGGGCTAAGTATTTTAACCTTACAAGCTGGGCTTTCTTTGCTCAACTAGGTTCAACACTCTTTCTCCTGGGAATGGCCATCAACATCCACAGTGACTATCTTCTACGCAACCTCAGAAAACAAGGAGAAGTTGTTTACAAGATCCCTAAAGGTAGATAAATGTAAAAGACCTGCCCACCAGCTGTTTAGCCTGCCTTGTGCCAGACCCATCTGTAACCTCCAACTCCCATGGTGATTATCAACAGTAACAGTCAAGCATCCTGTCCAGAGAATGGAGAACATTAGAACTGATGACTCATGCCACTGAAACAGGGCTTTTGCCCTTTGAACTGTTCTGGCTCAGACAAGGCTACCATTTACTTTCGGTTAACCCACGTTTTGCGTAAATTGTCAGATGTTCATGTAGTCTCTCCACAACACCATGACATAATAGGAGTCAGCAATACATCTGGAATCAGGATACCAGCATTGGAACTGGAATGGCTTTAGTTTCAGGCTCATAATGACAGTGTGTCCTGTCTTCCATCCACAGGGGGTTTGTTTGAGTACGTGTCTGGAGCCAACTACTTTGGCGAGATTGTGGAATGGCTAGGCTACGCTATAGCAACCTGGTCCATGACAGGCTTCTCGTTTGCCTTCTGCACCCTGTGCTTTATTGGGCCAAGGGCCCTCCATCATCACAGGTATGTCAGGCTCTCCACCTTCACAGGTATGTCAGGGTCTTCACCTTCACAGGTACGGCAGGGTCTCTACCATCACAGGTACGGCAGGGTCTCCACCTTCACAGGTACGGCAGGGTCTCCACCATCACAGGTACGGCAGGGTCTCCACCTTCACAGGTACGGCAGGGTCTCCACCATCACAGGTACGGCAGGGTCTCCACCTTCACAGGTACGCCAGGGTCTTCACCTTCACAGGTACGGCAGGGTCTCCACCATCACAGGTACGTCAGGGTCTCCACCTTCACAGGTACGTCAGGGTCTCCACCTTCACAGGTACGTCAGGTACACCACCATCACAGGTACGGCAGGGTCTCCACCTTCACAGGTACGGCAGGGTCTCAACCTTCACAGGTATGTCAGGGTCTCCACCTTCACAGGTATGTCAGGGTCTCCACCATCACAGGTACGTCAGGGTCTCCACCTTCACAGGTATGTCAGGGTCTCACCTTCACAGGTACGGCAGGATCTCCACCTTCACAGGTACGTCAGGTACACCACCATCACAGGTACGTCAGGGTCTCCACCTTCACAGGTACGGCAGGGTCTCCACCTTCACAGGTACGGCAGGGTCTCCACCTTCACAGGTAGGTGTTCTAGCTCTGAGAGGTTTCACATTGATGTTAATTAATAACATTAGATTAAATCCAAGGGCAAATATTTATTCCTGATCAGTGCCGCCTTTTCCTCTCCCTTTGCTGCAGATACTACCACAACACATTCAAAGACTACCCCCAGTCACGAAAGGCTCTGATTCCATTTATCTTCTGATGATCAGATGAAGCCCCTATTCATCCCAACGACAGGATGGGGGATTCTTAAATAGCACCTCAGATCAGGTTTGCAACAAATGGTACCTCACCCTACAAAGTGCACACATAGATAGCCATTTGGAATGAACCCCTGTTCAGAGTAGGGTAACTGTCAAAGTCAAGgtcttttatttgtcaaatgcaccgaacaacatgcttcattctgaacaatgaaatgttTGTGACATAGCATGTGACATTGATGtagtaattaagaaatatataaagcaaaatgaATTACTAGAagcattttcaaataatatacattcaccaaaaggattattaggaacacgaTACTAATACTgagtttgaccccctttcgccttcagaactgccttaattctacgtggcattgattcaacaaggtgctgaaagcattctttagaaatgttggcccatattgataggatagcatcttgcagttgatggagatttgtgggatgcacatctagggcacgaagctcccgttccaccacatcccaaagatgctctattaggttgagatctggtgactgtgggggccatttcagtacagtgaactcattgtcatgttcaagaaacccatttgaaatgattcgagctttgtgacatggtgcattatcctgctggaagtagccatcagaggatgggtacatggtggtcataaagggatggacatggtcagaaacaatgctcaggtaggccgtggcatgtaaacgatgcccaattggcactaaggggcctaaagtgtgccaagaaaacatcccccacaccattacaccaccaccaccagcctgcacagtggtaacaaggcatgatggatccatgttctcattctgtttacgccaaattctgactctaccatctgaatgtctcaacagaaatcgagactcatcagaccaggcaacattcttccagtcttctactgtccaattttggtgagctcgtgcaaattgtagcctctttttcctatttgtagtggagatgagtggttgTGGCTGTTGTGGATTcacaaaccctaaccctaaccctcggttgtaacgagtggttatttcagtcaaagttgctcttctatcagcttgaatcagtcggcccattctctgacctctagcatcaacaaggcatttttgcccacaggactgccgcatactggatgtttttcccttttcacaccattctttgtaaaccctagatatggttgtgcgtgaaaatcccagtaactgagcagattgtgaaatactcagaccggcccgtctgccaccaacaaccatgccacgctcaaaattgcttaaatcacctttctttcccattctgacattcagtttggagttcaggagattgtcttgaccaggaccacacacctaaatgcattgaagcaactgccatgtgattggttgattagataattgcattaatgaaaaattgaacaggtgttcctaataatcctttagttgagtgtaGAAATGAGAATATGGACAGTATAGAAATCTTGAATATTCTAAATAAAAGAGTTGTGGTGCCTATAAATGGGTGcattaaaatgtgctaatgtacaTGAATGTCcatagaaagtgaccagagCATATGAAGTGTACATGTGATCAATAggtcagtgttgctggttgaggagccttatggcatTGGggtaaaaactgtttgtgagtctggaagtgtgtccTGATGCTCTGGTAacatctaccagacggcagcactatgaacagaccatagcctgggtaaAGACAGATTTCAATTGGACATTTTGACAGTAGGAATATATGGtgagtgagggggaaaaaatgtatttgatcccctgctgattttgtatttgcccactgacaaagaaatgatcagtctataattttaatggtaggtttatttgaacagtgagaaacagaataacaacatataaatccagaaaaacgcatgtcaaaaatgttatgaattcatttgcattttaatgagtgaaataagtattcgacccctctgcaaaacatgacttagtacttggtggcaaaacccttgttggcaatcacagaggtcagatgtttcttgtagttggccaccaggtttgcacacatctcaggagggattttgctGATCTTTTGCAAATCATTatggttttgaggctgacgtttagccactggaaccttcagctccctccacagattttcaatgggataaaggtctggagactggctaggccactccaggaccttaatgtgcttcttctgtgaaggatttcagtccttcacggcgtagtgttaccaattgttttcttggtgactatggtcccagctgccttgagatcattgaggagatcctcctgtgtagttttTGGGccgattcctcaccgttctcatgatcattgccaCCTCACGAGGTGAgaacttgcatggagccccagacagagggagactgacagttattttgtttttcttccatttgcaaaaaaTCGCACCAATTATTCACCTtctaaccaagctgcttggcgatggtcttgtaacacattccagccttgtgtaggtctacaatcttgtccctgacatccttggacacctctttggtcttggccatggtggagagtttggaatatgatttattgcttctgtggacaggtgtcttttatacaggagcACTCCCTaatgtgctcctaatctcagcttgttacctgtataaaagacacctgggagccagaaatctttctgattgagaggggatcaaatacttatttcactcattaaaatgtaaaggaaTTTATACAATTTTGGACATGggtttttctggatgtttttgttgttattctgtttcttactgttcaaataaacctaccattaaaattatagacagatcatttctttgtcagtgggcaaacctacaaaatcagctggggatcaaatattttttcccctcactgtagcCTACTTTATTTAGCCACTACTAGGTTGTAGAGATGTACTTAAACACTTTATACAGTAGGAATATACTTCACACAGGTAAACTGAGAATAGAAAATTACTTCATATAGCCACTTCAGAGAATAGGGATCTAGTTCATATTTAGATCAGTGTTTATTTAACTGGTTTAGACAGTTAAGATCTAGTTCATATTTagatcagtgttttttttaactggtTTAGACAGTTAAGATCTAGTTCATATTTAGATCAGTGTTTTTTTAACTGGTTTAGACAGTTAAGATCTAGTTCATATTTAGATCAGTGTTTTTTAAACTGGTTGAGACAGTTAAGATTAGTTCATATTTagatcagtgttttttttaactggtTTAGACAGTAACGATCTAGTTCATATTTAGAtcggtgttttttttttactggtttAGACAGTAAAGATcaactttatttttaaatcagtgCATTTTAACTAGTTTTGCCTAAGAtctcaaacacaaataaatttttttgttcaaaatgaaaACGGGGAAACAGTTCATGCTATATTGACTGGCAATCTAGCCATTATATTAGACAAAGAAACAACATTCCCACCTTTTCCACTGTcaataattaaacatttctcATATTTCTGGGTGAGAATTGTTCCCAAGCTCACTTGTTTGAGACTTTAAAATCTGCCAAATCACTCTACTAATACCTGTACAGCACATTAAAACCACATTAATTATACATTAATTTCAACACTTTCGATCAGTTATTAGACAGGAGAAGAATCAACGTCTTCATTCAAACCCATTCAAAAGCTTCCACAACCCAAATGTGGATTCAGACCCACCAGTTGAAAGCCACTGCTTTATAAACTTTAGCTGTTAATCTTCTTTGTATGTTCGTACCAGAGCCAAATTCCACCTTAATGCACTAAAGACACGATATTCCATGCACGGTTGCCATTTCTTTTCATGAAATGGCAGTAGTTTATTCTTGCACTAGAAATACTTCAGAAAAGCCTAAGTGTCAATTTGTATCAAAAGCAAAACCTTTACAATTCTTCACTCTTCAATCCAATCATACATCCTCGTATATAGTACAGTCACAAAATGATTAGCTTCTACACAGTACAGCTCTTTGGGTTGTGAAACTTCATAATTGTGAAAAGGAGAGGAAGTGAGAAACAGGTTTATTTTCAATCAACACTGGCGGTTTTCTTGTTGCACATGTTGAAATGTTGATACAACTCTGATATATGACTGCAACAGCTTTCCATGTATAAAAGATGAAACTGTCAAGgtctcggggggggggggggggggggaggggtcaTGCTCATTCTCTCCAaacaccacaacaccaccaTTAACGCTTTACCAGTCAAGTGAAAAGCCTCTGTGTCACTCTGGATAGTTCCCTTTCATTTGAATCACAAACGAAAACAATTTTTTCACCTCCACAACTTCTCCATGCTCAGACCCACTCTGTCACACTCCAACTGATTCAGAACTCTGTGGCCAAAATTCTCATTCATACAAAATCAACTGAACACGACACCCATTCTTATCAGCCTTCAATGGCTTCCTGTGCTCTACCGGAAAAAAAAGAcctcacctacaaagccctccatAACCTCCGACCTCCTGCCTGGctgtctcccctccctccctctgccatGCCTCTGCTGACCTCCCTGACATCCTGCCTGGCTGTGTCCCCTCCCTCCGCTCTGCCTCTGCTGGTCTTCTTGTCACCCCCCACTTTCCATCTATCAACTATGGGTGCGAGGGCTTTTACCTGCTCAGCACCTAGGCTCTGGAACGAGCTTCCACCACACATTCGACACGCAGACAGTTAGGCCttttaataaattactaaagaCCTCTTTTAACCTGtagttttattttacatgttttgttaCACCCCACTGTACTACAACCAATACCAGGTTGTAATTTTTCCTGTATCTGTAAATGCTGTGTTTACTATGTAAGATGTCCTTTGAGATACCAGGTTGTAGTTTTTCCTGTATGTGTGAATGCTGTATTTACTATATCAGATGTTTTTGAGTGTTCAGAATGGCGTTTGCCAAAtaaaatttattattattattattaagaaaCACATTCAAGCATGGACTTTGCAATTGAAGGTATCTATTTGATTGGATTTTAATGCAATCTACTAGGTGTGACTTCCAAGTCATTGGCGAAACTATCCTGATAACCTAGTTTGTCAAGTCATCATGACTCAAACCTTGTCATCGGGAGGGATTAGCAAAGTCTTTCTACTAAACAGACTAATTTAACATGGAGACGGCCTCAAAGATGTTGCTCAAGTTGGAACAGATGCCGTAATGATCCTGAAGGCTACTATCCATGTCTAACCTGTTCTAGGAGGGGTAAAATACATACCCTATCTTTTATATGATGCACTCTATTCCTGAAAGTGATCACACCATAAAGTTAAAGTAACAATGTCCTTTTCTAAATGCCCCAATAATGTATACAATCCTAATACttgtaatacattattaatcaagtagggagagaaagagacggtGTC from Esox lucius isolate fEsoLuc1 chromosome 5, fEsoLuc1.pri, whole genome shotgun sequence harbors:
- the srd5a2b gene encoding 3-oxo-5-alpha-steroid 4-dehydrogenase 2b, coding for MHCWTLLIHVLSGMLFLAGIIHLVCLGRTQAPYGRYLGVFYSTTMPRTVPARLAWFIQELPSLLVPVLMTTMTTSHRESNIGTLLLLGTFCLHYFQRTCVYSVMTRGRPLPLRVMVQGGMFCILNGFAQSHYLLHCACYNSTWTSDCRFVIGSTLFLLGMAINIHSDYLLRNLRKQGEVVYKIPKGGLFEYVSGANYFGEIVEWLGYAIATWSMTGFSFAFCTLCFIGPRALHHHRYYHNTFKDYPQSRKALIPFIF